The following are encoded in a window of Pseudomonas sp. JQ170C genomic DNA:
- a CDS encoding tautomerase family protein: MPLVRIDIRKHPDPEHIQKLGRIVYQAMRDTINVPDHDNFQILTEHDGNRLVNDPEYLGIRRSEGQVFIQITLNEGRTTEQKKMLYQTIAKGFNEAAGVRMEDVFISLVEVKRENWSFGNGIAQYAE, encoded by the coding sequence ATGCCATTGGTTCGCATCGACATCAGAAAACATCCCGACCCCGAGCACATCCAGAAACTGGGCCGGATCGTGTACCAGGCCATGAGGGACACGATCAACGTCCCAGACCATGACAACTTCCAGATACTCACCGAGCACGACGGCAACCGGCTGGTGAACGATCCCGAATACCTGGGTATCCGGCGTTCGGAGGGTCAGGTGTTCATCCAGATCACGCTCAACGAAGGCCGCACGACCGAGCAAAAGAAAATGCTCTACCAGACCATCGCCAAGGGCTTCAATGAGGCGGCGGGCGTGCGCATGGAAGACGTCTTCATCAGCCTGGTGGAGGTCAAGCGGGAGAACTGGTCATTCGGCAACGGCATTGCCCAGTACGCCGAGTAA
- a CDS encoding DUF3300 domain-containing protein, with the protein MSACLYRAILLTIAMFALSGCSDEDSQAKPSAAAPASATPAAPVTPAAPAAPVTPVTPPAPSEAVFSTEQLDQMLAPLALYPDALLAQVLMATTYPGNVADAVAWSKAHPKASGDAAVKQVADQPWDPSVQSLVAFPQVLATLGQDPVWVQRVGDAFLAQPDAVMNSVQRLRAKAKAAGHLESNEQQTVIVQPASAPAGGTTTVVQGAAPAQTIVIQPTNPQVVYVPSYNPTVVYGSWPYPASPPAYYPPSPGYAIGTALATGLAFGAGVAIVNSLWGDCDWGHNDVDIDVNRYNNINVNRRIDANQNNWQHNPQYRNGVPYRDQASRTQFDRRLPGSEQRTALRGDTPARVADRQRARESLAQRGIEAPATSNLEARQRVQSADRERAQQSLEQRGIGQSGSARERAQVADRQLKNDGQARQRAQATQQNRQNKPSAHNNQQVRKQVRQQHAGAQAPRNNALAGARDPAQSRLASNRGQVSRQSFSRPSGASAGHAVQRPVRMQSHGGGRRR; encoded by the coding sequence ATGTCTGCCTGCCTCTACCGGGCGATCCTACTCACTATCGCCATGTTCGCGCTCTCGGGTTGTTCCGATGAGGATTCGCAGGCCAAGCCATCGGCCGCGGCGCCCGCATCGGCCACTCCGGCCGCTCCCGTTACTCCAGCCGCGCCAGCCGCTCCGGTCACACCGGTCACGCCACCTGCGCCGAGCGAGGCGGTGTTCAGCACCGAACAGCTTGATCAGATGCTGGCACCCTTGGCGTTATATCCGGATGCGTTGCTGGCGCAGGTGCTGATGGCCACCACTTATCCGGGCAATGTCGCCGACGCCGTTGCCTGGTCCAAGGCGCATCCGAAGGCCAGCGGTGATGCCGCCGTCAAGCAGGTCGCCGACCAGCCCTGGGACCCCAGCGTGCAGTCGCTGGTGGCGTTTCCGCAGGTGCTCGCCACCCTCGGCCAGGACCCGGTGTGGGTGCAGCGAGTCGGCGATGCGTTTCTGGCCCAGCCCGACGCGGTCATGAATTCGGTGCAGCGCCTGCGCGCCAAGGCCAAGGCCGCCGGCCACCTGGAGTCGAACGAGCAGCAGACCGTCATCGTGCAACCGGCAAGCGCCCCCGCGGGCGGTACGACCACGGTGGTGCAAGGGGCCGCGCCGGCACAAACCATCGTGATCCAGCCGACCAATCCGCAGGTCGTGTACGTCCCGAGCTACAACCCCACTGTGGTGTATGGCAGCTGGCCCTATCCGGCCTCGCCACCGGCGTATTACCCGCCGTCGCCGGGTTATGCCATCGGCACGGCGTTGGCCACCGGCCTGGCATTCGGCGCTGGCGTCGCCATCGTCAACTCGCTGTGGGGGGATTGCGACTGGGGGCACAATGACGTCGATATCGACGTCAATCGCTACAACAACATCAACGTCAACCGCAGGATCGATGCCAATCAGAACAACTGGCAGCACAATCCGCAGTATCGCAACGGCGTACCGTACCGCGACCAGGCCAGCCGAACCCAATTCGACCGACGCTTGCCCGGCAGCGAACAGCGCACCGCCTTGCGGGGTGACACGCCAGCCCGTGTCGCAGACCGCCAGCGTGCCCGGGAAAGCCTCGCGCAGCGTGGCATCGAAGCACCGGCCACCAGTAACCTCGAGGCCCGCCAGCGTGTGCAGAGTGCCGACCGCGAGCGCGCCCAGCAAAGCCTGGAGCAACGCGGCATCGGCCAGTCCGGTAGCGCACGCGAGCGTGCCCAGGTTGCCGACCGCCAACTGAAAAATGACGGTCAGGCCCGCCAGCGTGCGCAGGCGACCCAGCAGAATCGCCAGAACAAGCCGTCAGCGCACAACAACCAGCAGGTGCGCAAGCAGGTGCGTCAGCAACATGCTGGTGCCCAGGCGCCGCGCAACAATGCGTTGGCCGGTGCGCGTGATCCTGCGCAATCACGCCTCGCGAGTAATCGCGGACAGGTCAGCCGCCAGAGCTTCAGCCGACCCTCCGGGGCGTCTGCGGGCCACGCGGTGCAACGACCGGTACGGATGCAATCCCACGGTGGCGGCCGTCGCCGTTGA
- a CDS encoding DUF2950 domain-containing protein — translation MNAAGRCALVLLLFWTSGSFAQQHFPSAEDAGAALVQALGSESSESQALAKLLGNDWKSYIPTEHVDREDVDAFLALYKEKHLIQPDSPDRAHLVVGETAWVFPIPIKHVASGWTFDTKVGAEEIRLRRIGRNELATIQAVRAYHDAQMDYAEVDRNNDGVLEYAQKFISSDGQFDGLYWPEEEGIEESPLGPLFGDVAIGDDWHGYHYRILTAQGPSAPGGAYDYKIDGRMTRGFAVIAWPTKYGDTGVMSFMISHDGEVFEKDLGRDSTKKAAAITRFDPDSSWIEVKDEDDAP, via the coding sequence ATGAATGCTGCAGGTCGATGTGCACTGGTTCTGCTCCTGTTCTGGACATCCGGCAGTTTTGCTCAGCAACACTTCCCAAGCGCGGAGGACGCCGGCGCGGCGCTGGTGCAGGCTCTTGGCAGCGAGAGTAGCGAAAGCCAAGCGCTGGCGAAGCTGCTCGGCAACGACTGGAAGAGCTACATCCCAACCGAGCACGTCGACCGCGAAGATGTCGACGCCTTTCTGGCCCTCTACAAGGAAAAGCATCTGATTCAGCCCGACAGCCCGGATCGTGCGCACCTGGTCGTCGGCGAAACAGCCTGGGTGTTCCCGATTCCCATCAAGCACGTTGCCAGCGGCTGGACATTCGACACCAAGGTCGGTGCCGAAGAAATCCGCCTGCGCCGCATCGGCCGTAACGAACTGGCAACCATTCAAGCGGTGCGTGCCTATCACGACGCGCAGATGGATTACGCCGAGGTTGATCGCAACAACGATGGGGTTCTGGAGTACGCGCAGAAGTTCATCAGCAGCGACGGGCAGTTCGATGGCCTGTACTGGCCTGAAGAGGAGGGCATCGAGGAAAGCCCCCTCGGGCCGCTGTTCGGCGATGTCGCGATTGGCGACGACTGGCACGGCTATCACTACCGCATCCTCACCGCCCAAGGCCCCTCGGCACCCGGCGGCGCCTATGACTACAAGATCGACGGACGCATGACCCGCGGCTTTGCCGTGATCGCCTGGCCGACGAAGTACGGAGACACCGGCGTGATGAGCTTCATGATCAGCCACGACGGTGAAGTATTCGAGAAAGACCTCGGCCGAGACAGCACCAAAAAGGCTGCAGCCATTACCCGTTTCGACCCCGATAGCAGTTGGATCGAAGTCAAGGACGAGGACGACGCGCCCTGA
- a CDS encoding FecR domain-containing protein, producing MTHVNEGPIAPAVVEQASHWLMLLWGGELDEEQQRRFAEWQAADPEHRRAWQRLEQMQSTLACVPGDTVRTVLRDMPDAKRRQVLKLLSLVLVTGGSGYLVQAQPFWREAWADVRTGTGQTLHRTLPDGSRMSLNSGSAVDIAFSDTERRIRLLDGEILLDSGHDAARRPLIVETTAGEIQALGTRFCVYQHDGGSQVELFEGALELRPRHAPTTRLAAGQRRWFSSTHLGALSVADANSIAWQDGRLVAERMPLGKFLEQLSRHRPGVLRCDPSIALLPLTGVFPLADTDRVLTALQQSLPVKVHRATRYWVTVLPG from the coding sequence ATGACCCACGTTAACGAAGGCCCCATCGCGCCCGCCGTCGTCGAGCAGGCCAGTCATTGGCTGATGCTGCTATGGGGTGGCGAGCTGGACGAAGAGCAACAGCGTCGCTTCGCCGAATGGCAGGCAGCCGACCCCGAACATCGTCGCGCCTGGCAGCGACTGGAGCAGATGCAAAGCACGCTGGCGTGTGTGCCTGGCGATACCGTGCGAACGGTCCTGCGCGACATGCCCGATGCAAAACGGCGCCAGGTTCTCAAGTTGCTCAGCCTGGTGCTGGTGACCGGTGGCAGCGGCTACCTTGTGCAAGCTCAGCCGTTCTGGCGGGAGGCATGGGCCGATGTGCGCACGGGCACGGGGCAAACCCTGCACCGCACCCTGCCCGACGGCAGCCGCATGAGCCTCAACAGCGGCAGTGCCGTAGACATTGCCTTCAGCGACACTGAGCGGCGCATCCGCTTGCTCGACGGCGAAATACTGCTGGACAGTGGCCATGATGCCGCCCGGCGCCCCTTGATCGTGGAAACCACGGCCGGAGAAATCCAGGCGCTTGGCACCCGCTTCTGCGTGTATCAACACGACGGCGGCAGCCAGGTCGAGTTGTTCGAGGGCGCGCTGGAACTGCGCCCTCGGCATGCCCCAACCACACGCCTTGCCGCAGGGCAGCGTCGCTGGTTTTCATCCACACACCTGGGCGCGCTCTCGGTCGCCGATGCCAACAGCATCGCCTGGCAGGACGGTCGCCTTGTGGCCGAACGCATGCCACTGGGGAAATTCCTGGAGCAGCTGTCCCGTCATCGCCCCGGCGTGCTTCGTTGCGACCCGAGCATTGCCCTGCTGCCGCTGACCGGTGTGTTCCCCCTGGCCGATACCGATCGCGTCTTGACGGCTCTGCAGCAATCACTGCCGGTGAAGGTCCACCGTGCCACCCGTTACTGGGTGACCGTACTGCCTGGATAG
- a CDS encoding sigma-70 family RNA polymerase sigma factor, translating to MPSDASLHLLDTLYRTHHGWLRNWLRGRLGNREQAADIAQDTFLRLLVSQRLPERGDGRRFLTQIARNLVIDQWRRQRIEQAYLESLAARPEPQTPSLETRALVIETLMQIDAMLDSMPAKVREAFLLSQFEGLTYPQIAERLQVSVSAVQKYMVRAITASYQVLYAE from the coding sequence GTGCCATCGGACGCCTCGCTTCACCTGCTCGATACCCTTTACCGCACTCATCATGGCTGGCTGCGTAACTGGCTGCGTGGGCGCCTGGGCAACCGCGAGCAGGCTGCCGATATCGCCCAGGATACTTTCCTGCGCCTGCTGGTGAGCCAACGCCTGCCCGAACGTGGAGACGGGCGACGTTTTCTCACGCAGATCGCGCGCAACCTGGTGATCGACCAGTGGCGCCGCCAGCGTATCGAGCAGGCGTACCTGGAGAGCCTCGCCGCCCGACCGGAACCGCAAACACCTTCACTGGAGACACGCGCCTTGGTCATCGAAACCCTGATGCAGATCGACGCCATGCTCGACAGCATGCCCGCCAAGGTGCGCGAGGCCTTCCTGCTGTCGCAGTTCGAGGGGTTGACCTATCCGCAGATCGCCGAGCGCCTGCAGGTCAGTGTCAGTGCGGTGCAGAAGTACATGGTGCGCGCCATCACCGCCAGCTATCAGGTGCTTTACGCCGAATGA
- a CDS encoding NADPH-dependent F420 reductase, whose translation MARILLLMIAGLVLCTGQAMADSLRIGVIGAGKVGGTLGTLWAKAGHAVMFSSRHPETLTELVSSAGPNAKAGSVSEAATWGEVIVISVPYGAMPTLAEQLKGKLDGKVVLSTSNPFSGRDGEVGRSALETGVALADRQYLPGVHLVRAFNALGYGAMKDQSGSGKALPIFADDAKAREVGARLVREAGFIPVVFTLERANEGLPGGPLSGVWQEAELKGKAGL comes from the coding sequence ATGGCCAGAATCCTTTTGCTGATGATCGCCGGCCTGGTGCTGTGCACCGGCCAAGCCATGGCCGACTCCCTCAGGATCGGCGTGATCGGTGCCGGGAAGGTCGGCGGTACGCTGGGCACACTGTGGGCCAAGGCTGGGCACGCCGTGATGTTTTCGTCGCGACATCCCGAGACGCTCACGGAACTGGTCAGCAGCGCCGGCCCCAATGCCAAGGCCGGCTCGGTGAGCGAAGCCGCGACATGGGGCGAGGTGATAGTGATCAGCGTGCCCTACGGCGCGATGCCGACCCTGGCCGAACAGCTCAAGGGCAAGCTGGACGGCAAGGTCGTGTTGAGCACCAGCAATCCCTTCAGTGGTCGCGACGGTGAAGTCGGGCGCTCGGCGCTGGAGACGGGTGTTGCACTGGCTGACCGGCAGTATCTGCCCGGTGTGCACCTGGTGCGGGCGTTCAATGCCCTCGGCTATGGCGCCATGAAAGATCAGTCCGGCAGCGGCAAGGCCCTGCCGATTTTTGCGGACGACGCCAAAGCCCGGGAGGTGGGGGCTCGATTGGTACGGGAGGCCGGGTTCATTCCGGTGGTCTTTACGCTGGAGCGCGCCAATGAAGGGTTGCCGGGCGGACCGCTGAGCGGGGTGTGGCAGGAGGCGGAGCTCAAGGGCAAGGCGGGGCTCTAG
- a CDS encoding TonB-dependent siderophore receptor translates to MPYLPTSPRSRLNRRLHPVLFASVLVGAPLLLGTQAPQALAASSEQMHTYSIANGSLDQALNQFARAANILLSADAQLTAGKRSAGLNGPYSVDEGLARLLAGSGLRAVKAGNNYVLEVAASQGNALELGETTISGTGLGTTTEGTGSYTTGATSTATKMNLSLRHTPQSVSVITRQQIEDQGLLNIADVLNQTPGVTVSQDNTEVNSFYARGFEITNFQFDGLPSLSTNAPLRDNYGLIGTAIYDRIEVLRGSAGLLNGTGFPSGVVNFVRKRPTSEFQGHVTAGAGTWDQYRSELDLSGPLSDSKHLRGRMVAATQEENSYIDYLRREDHIFYGIVEADLNDSTTLAFGLDYQKGHADGSTNSNLPAFYSNGATVKPSRSTNSGAKWAYSDTETQRFFTSIEHHLQNDWLVKLEANFRRYDVDNLTSSVNGQINAVDHSANAFTSKYHSTSKELDFAAYANGPFQLFGRTHEMVMGVNWARNENESATISFGSYRVDDFFNWNHDPVKPEAPLYTVPYDTVARERAAYAAAIFKPTDDLNVILGTRVTDHYWDQDGVIPPLPNPNVHYNTRDSGVVTPYAGITYDVDEHHTLYASYADIFKPQPFNPDRNGTPIDPLTGESYELGIKGEYYEGRLNASLALFASEQDNVAEADGLRLDVPNATAYRAASGVSTRGFEVEVSGELMPDWNVHGGYTYRHSEDKDGNKVSTTQPEQIARLATTYRLPGALNRMTVGGNVSWQSKVYYDTTLGFGTNTLDAHFEQKPYTLVGLMTAYDFSNNLRGNLNLNNLTDRKYFSGMGSYASTFYGEPRNIMASLKYDF, encoded by the coding sequence ATGCCGTATCTGCCCACTTCCCCCCGCTCCCGCCTGAACCGAAGGCTTCACCCTGTCCTGTTTGCCAGCGTGCTGGTTGGCGCACCGTTGTTGCTCGGCACCCAGGCTCCGCAGGCCCTCGCGGCATCCAGCGAACAGATGCACACCTACAGCATTGCCAACGGCAGCCTTGATCAGGCGTTGAACCAATTTGCCCGGGCGGCCAACATCCTGCTCTCGGCCGATGCCCAGTTGACCGCCGGCAAGCGCAGCGCCGGGCTCAACGGGCCCTACTCCGTCGATGAAGGCCTGGCGCGTCTACTGGCCGGTAGTGGCCTGAGGGCCGTCAAGGCAGGCAACAACTATGTGCTGGAAGTGGCCGCGAGCCAGGGCAATGCGCTGGAGCTGGGCGAAACCACTATCTCCGGTACCGGGTTGGGAACTACCACCGAAGGGACCGGCTCCTACACCACCGGCGCAACCAGCACCGCGACCAAGATGAACCTGTCCCTGCGTCACACCCCGCAATCGGTCAGCGTGATCACCCGCCAGCAAATCGAGGACCAGGGGCTGTTGAACATCGCCGACGTGCTCAACCAGACACCCGGCGTGACGGTCAGCCAGGACAACACCGAGGTCAACTCCTTCTATGCCCGCGGCTTTGAAATCACCAATTTCCAGTTCGATGGCCTGCCCAGCCTCAGCACCAATGCGCCGTTACGCGACAACTACGGATTGATCGGCACCGCCATCTACGACCGCATCGAGGTACTGCGCGGTTCGGCCGGCCTGCTCAATGGCACCGGTTTTCCCTCGGGCGTGGTCAACTTCGTCCGCAAGCGCCCGACCAGCGAATTCCAGGGGCACGTCACCGCTGGCGCCGGCACCTGGGACCAGTACCGCAGTGAACTGGACCTGTCCGGGCCACTGAGTGACAGCAAGCACCTGCGCGGCCGCATGGTCGCCGCCACGCAGGAGGAGAACAGCTACATCGACTACCTGCGCCGAGAGGACCACATCTTCTACGGCATTGTCGAAGCCGATCTGAACGACAGCACCACCCTCGCCTTCGGCCTGGACTACCAGAAAGGTCACGCCGATGGCTCGACCAACTCCAACCTGCCGGCGTTCTACTCCAACGGTGCCACCGTCAAGCCGTCGCGCTCGACCAACTCCGGTGCCAAGTGGGCTTACAGCGACACCGAGACCCAGCGCTTCTTCACCAGCATCGAACACCATCTGCAGAACGACTGGCTGGTCAAGCTGGAAGCCAACTTCCGCCGCTACGACGTCGACAACCTGACCTCGTCGGTCAACGGCCAGATCAACGCCGTGGACCACTCGGCCAACGCGTTTACCAGCAAATACCACTCGACCTCCAAAGAGCTCGACTTCGCGGCCTATGCCAACGGGCCATTCCAGCTGTTCGGCCGTACCCATGAGATGGTGATGGGGGTCAACTGGGCGCGTAACGAGAACGAATCGGCGACCATCTCGTTCGGCAGCTACCGGGTCGACGACTTCTTCAACTGGAACCACGACCCCGTCAAACCGGAGGCGCCGTTGTACACCGTGCCCTACGACACCGTGGCCAGGGAGCGGGCCGCCTATGCCGCCGCGATATTCAAGCCTACCGATGACCTCAACGTGATCCTCGGTACCCGGGTGACCGACCACTACTGGGACCAGGACGGGGTCATCCCGCCGCTGCCCAACCCGAACGTGCACTACAACACCCGCGACAGTGGCGTGGTCACCCCCTATGCCGGCATCACTTACGATGTGGATGAACACCACACCCTCTATGCCAGCTATGCCGACATCTTCAAGCCACAGCCCTTCAACCCGGACCGCAACGGCACGCCGATCGACCCGCTGACGGGTGAAAGCTATGAGCTGGGGATCAAGGGCGAGTATTACGAGGGCCGCCTGAACGCAAGCCTTGCACTGTTCGCATCGGAGCAGGACAACGTCGCCGAAGCCGATGGCCTGCGCCTGGATGTGCCCAACGCCACCGCCTACCGTGCTGCTTCCGGGGTCTCGACCCGCGGTTTCGAGGTTGAGGTCTCCGGCGAACTGATGCCCGACTGGAACGTGCATGGCGGCTACACCTACCGCCACTCCGAAGACAAGGACGGCAACAAGGTCAGCACCACCCAGCCCGAGCAGATCGCCCGCCTGGCCACCACCTACCGGCTGCCGGGTGCCCTCAACCGCATGACCGTTGGCGGCAATGTCTCCTGGCAGAGCAAGGTCTACTACGACACCACCTTGGGGTTCGGCACCAACACCCTCGACGCCCATTTCGAGCAGAAGCCCTACACCCTCGTCGGGCTGATGACGGCGTATGACTTCAGCAACAACCTGCGTGGCAACCTCAACCTCAACAACCTGACCGACCGCAAATACTTCAGCGGCATGGGCAGCTACGCCTCGACCTTCTACGGCGAGCCCCGCAACATCATGGCAAGCCTGAAATACGACTTCTAA